From Mustela erminea isolate mMusErm1 chromosome 1, mMusErm1.Pri, whole genome shotgun sequence, a single genomic window includes:
- the ZNF445 gene encoding zinc finger protein 445 isoform X2 — translation MPPGRWYAVHPAQAQPSRERGRLQMIKKEEEDEGYTSVQAARPQTLNRSGQELFRQLFRQLRYHESSGPLETFSRLRELCRWWLRPDILSKAQILELLVLEQFLSILPGELRTWVQLHHPESGGEAVALLEELQRDINGTPWQDPALAQSPDVRWMGTGALRASQIWPSASPLRSGSTLGDHLEPPYEIGVCDFLAGQSEPPVPQVPALSQREVCPGDPLTSQAQEAVTFKDVEVTFSQDEWGWLDPAQRNLYRDVMLENYRNVVSLVGPFTKPVLISWLEAREPWGLNVQGAQPKGNPGVAPAGGELQIKTSKFLKHEPLEEGETLAMPSESWVMSVPEGMGLRESFELKSRLKEQYGNPIQVRVKKEETNFSHRREKESEESGRSTSCNLKHGTCLRVPRRKRSLKHGCGRHFRGSSYHYDYKEYGKGLRRIVGGFSLHQRIHAGLKANVKDACGKDFSLSSHHQHGQNLHMVATSYKCSDCGRTFSHSSHLACHQRLHTQEKPFKCRVCGKAFRWSSNCVRHEKIHTGVKPYKCSLCDKAFRRMSAYRLHQETHTKQKFLESNQYEEALTYGSGFDHHLRDQRGEKPFDCSQCRKSFHCKSYVVEHQRVHTQEKPYKCTKCRKTFRWRSNFTRHMRMHQEEKFCDQDICREDFRQTSSCSQPQNAPATEKAFPCQQCGKTFTRKKSLIDHQRIHTGEKPYRCSECEKEFTHRSAFIAHKKQHAIQRKPEDGPSFSQDRVLQVPQSSHTTEEAYKCSQCGKAFRNHSFLLIHQRIHTREKPYKCRECGKAFRWSSNLSRHQRIHSLEKQYEYRESGNMPNLQPQILTGEKPFWCQECGKTFTRKRSLLDHKGIHSGEKRYKCNLCGKSYDRKHRLVNHQRIHTKERPFKCQWCGKDFIGRHTLCIHQRKHTRVAQSECSLAGLSSCQDAGVSLQELKTSGEKPLEDSEEACDQSSRITGLQNIPIGKKCHKCSTCGKTFNKSSQLISHKRFHTRERPFKCRECGKTFRWSSNLARHMKNHIRD, via the exons ATGCCCCCAGGCAGGTGGTATGCTGTCCATCCAGCTCAGGCACAACCTTCACGGGAACGAGGGCGTCTTCAGAtgataaagaaggaagaagaggatgaGGGATACACTTCAGTGCAGGCTGCCAGGCCACAAACACTCAACCGTTCTGGCCAGGAACTCTTTCGCCAGCTCTTCAGGCAGCTTCGCTACCATGAATCTTCTGGGCCCCTAGAGACTTTCAGCCGGCTCCGTGAGCTCTGTCGCTGGTGGCTGAGGCCTGACATTCTCTCCAAGGCCCAGATCCTGGAGCTGTTGGTGCTGGAGCAATTCCTGAGCATCCTGCCTGGGGAGCTCCGGACCTGGGTGCAGCTCCATCACCCTGAGAGTGGTGGGGAAGCTGTGGCCCTGCTTGAAGAGCTGCAGAGGGACATCAATGGGACACCATGG CAGGATCCAGCCCTTGCCCAGAGCCCAGATGTACGTTGGATGGGTACAGGAGCCCTGCGAGCCTCACAGATATggccctctgcttctcctctcagGAGCGGCTCTACTCTTGGGGACCACCTGGAGCCTCCCTATGAAATAGGAGTGTGTGATTTCCTGGCTGGCCAATCCG agCCTCCTGTTCCCCAGGTGCCTGCCCTTTCCCAGAGAGAGGTGTGCCCAGGAGACCCATTGACATCTCAGGCTCAG GAAGCTGTGACTTTTAAGGACGTGGAGGTGACCTTCTCCCAGGATGAGTGGGGATGGCTGGATCCTGCTCAGAGGAATTTGTACAGAGATGTGATGCTGGAGAATTACAGGAATGTGGTTTCTCTGG TGGGACCATTCACCAAACCTGTTCTGATTTCCTGGTTGGAGGCAAGGGAGCCATGGGGTCTGAATGTCCAGGGAGCTCAGCCTAAGGGGAATCCAGGTGTTGCCCCCGCAG gaGGTGAGCTGCAGATTAAAACAAGCAAGTTCTTAAAACATGAACctctggaagaaggagaaaccTTAGCTATGCCATCAGAATCTTGGGTGATGAGTGTTCCTGAGGGAATGGGACTCAGAGAATCTTTTGAACTGAAGAGCAGGCTAAAGGAACAATATGGAAACCCCATACAAGTAAGAGTTAAGAAAGAAGAGACCAATTTCAGtcacaggagagaaaaagaatctgaagaatCAGGAAGAAGTACTAGTTGTAATTTAAAACACGGCACATGTTTGAGAGTTCCCAGAAGAAAGCGATCCCTTAAACATGGCTGTGGCAGACACTTCAGAGGGAGTTCATACCACTATGACTACAAGGAATATGGGAAAGGGCTCAGGCGCATAGTTGGTGGATTTAGCTTACATCAGAGAATTCATGCTGGACTAAAAGCAAATGTGAAGGATGCATGTGGGAAAGATTTCAGCCTTAGTTCACATCATCAACATGGGCAGAATCTTCACATGGTGGCGACATCGTATAAGTGCAGTGACTGTGGGAGGACCTTCAGTCACAGCTCTCATCTTGCATGTCATCAGAGACTTCACACTCAAGAGAAACCATTTAAATGCAGGgtgtgtgggaaagccttcaggtGGAGCTCAAACTGTGTGCGACATGAAAAGATTCACACTGGAGTGAAACCTTATAAATGTAGCTTATGTGACAAGGCTTTCCGACGCATGTCTGCCTACCGCCTACACCAGGAAACCCATACTAAGCAGAAATTTCTTGAGTCTAATCAGTATGAGGAAGCTCTCACCTATGGCTCAGGATTTGATCATCATTTGAGAGACCAAAGAGGGGAGAAACCCTTTGACTGCAGCCAGTGTAGGAAATCCTTCCACTGTAAATCATATGTTGTTGAACATCAAAGGGTCCACACTCAGGAGAAACCTTATAAATGTACCAAATGTCGGAAAACCTTTAGGTGGAGATCAAACTTTACTCGTCACATGAGAATGCACCAGGAAGAAAAGTTCTGTGATCAAGATATATGTAGAGAAGACTTCAGACAGACCTCCAGTTGCAGTCAGCCCCAGAATGCCCCTGCTACAGAGAAAGCTTTTCCCTGTCAGCAGTGTGGGAAAACTTTTACTCGAAAGAAATCTCTCATtgatcatcagagaattcacacaggCGAGAAGccatacagatgtagtgaatgtGAAAAAGAGTTTACCCATCGGTCAGCCTTTATTGCTCATAAGAAGCAGCATGCCATTCAGAGAAAACCTGAAGATGGGCCATCGTTTAGTCAGGACAGAGTTCTCCAAGTTCCTCAGAGCAGTCATACCACAGAGGAAGCCTACAAATGTAGCCAGTGTGGCAAAGCCTTCCGTAATCACTCATTCCTCCTCAtccatcagagaattcacaccaGAGAGAAGCCTTATAAGTGCAGAgaatgtgggaaagctttcaGATGGAGTTCTAACCTCTCCCGTCATCAAAGGATTCACtctttggaaaaacagtatgAGTACCGTGAAAGTGGAAACATGCCAAATCTGCAGCCACAAATCCTCACTGGTGAGAAACCTTTTTGGTGccaagaatgtggaaaaacttTTACACGTAAAAGAAGTCTTTTAGATCATAAGGGGATACACAGTGGAGAGAAGCGCTATAAATGTAATCTGTGTGGGAAATCTTATGATAGGAAACATCGCCTTGTTAATCATCAGAGAATCCACACGAAAGAGAGACCTTTTAAATGTCAGTGGTGTGGGAAGGATTTCATTGGAAGACATACCCTCTGCATTCATCAGAGAAAACACACCAGAGTGGCACAGTCTGAATGCAGCCTGGCTGGGTTGTCTTCCTGCCAGGATGCAGGGGTGAGTTTACAGGAATTAAAAACAAGTGGGGAGAAGCCCCTTGAAGATTCTGAGGAAGCTTGTGACCAGAGCTCCAGGATCACTGGACTCCAGAACATACCCATTGGGAAAAAGTGCCATAAGTGTAGTACCTGTGGGAAAACTTTTAACAAAAGCTCACAGCTCATTAGCCACAAGAGATTTCATACTCGAGAGAGGCCCTTCAAATGCAGAGAGTGTGGGAAGACCTTCAGGTGGTCTTCAAATTTGGCTCGGCATATGAAAAACCATATTAGAGATTAG
- the ZNF445 gene encoding zinc finger protein 445 isoform X1, whose translation MPPGRWYAVHPAQAQPSRERGRLQMIKKEEEDEGYTSVQAARPQTLNRSGQELFRQLFRQLRYHESSGPLETFSRLRELCRWWLRPDILSKAQILELLVLEQFLSILPGELRTWVQLHHPESGGEAVALLEELQRDINGTPWQDPALAQSPDVRWMGTGALRASQIWPSASPLRSGSTLGDHLEPPYEIGVCDFLAGQSEPPVPQVPALSQREVCPGDPLTSQAQDCVFQEAVTFKDVEVTFSQDEWGWLDPAQRNLYRDVMLENYRNVVSLVGPFTKPVLISWLEAREPWGLNVQGAQPKGNPGVAPAGGELQIKTSKFLKHEPLEEGETLAMPSESWVMSVPEGMGLRESFELKSRLKEQYGNPIQVRVKKEETNFSHRREKESEESGRSTSCNLKHGTCLRVPRRKRSLKHGCGRHFRGSSYHYDYKEYGKGLRRIVGGFSLHQRIHAGLKANVKDACGKDFSLSSHHQHGQNLHMVATSYKCSDCGRTFSHSSHLACHQRLHTQEKPFKCRVCGKAFRWSSNCVRHEKIHTGVKPYKCSLCDKAFRRMSAYRLHQETHTKQKFLESNQYEEALTYGSGFDHHLRDQRGEKPFDCSQCRKSFHCKSYVVEHQRVHTQEKPYKCTKCRKTFRWRSNFTRHMRMHQEEKFCDQDICREDFRQTSSCSQPQNAPATEKAFPCQQCGKTFTRKKSLIDHQRIHTGEKPYRCSECEKEFTHRSAFIAHKKQHAIQRKPEDGPSFSQDRVLQVPQSSHTTEEAYKCSQCGKAFRNHSFLLIHQRIHTREKPYKCRECGKAFRWSSNLSRHQRIHSLEKQYEYRESGNMPNLQPQILTGEKPFWCQECGKTFTRKRSLLDHKGIHSGEKRYKCNLCGKSYDRKHRLVNHQRIHTKERPFKCQWCGKDFIGRHTLCIHQRKHTRVAQSECSLAGLSSCQDAGVSLQELKTSGEKPLEDSEEACDQSSRITGLQNIPIGKKCHKCSTCGKTFNKSSQLISHKRFHTRERPFKCRECGKTFRWSSNLARHMKNHIRD comes from the exons ATGCCCCCAGGCAGGTGGTATGCTGTCCATCCAGCTCAGGCACAACCTTCACGGGAACGAGGGCGTCTTCAGAtgataaagaaggaagaagaggatgaGGGATACACTTCAGTGCAGGCTGCCAGGCCACAAACACTCAACCGTTCTGGCCAGGAACTCTTTCGCCAGCTCTTCAGGCAGCTTCGCTACCATGAATCTTCTGGGCCCCTAGAGACTTTCAGCCGGCTCCGTGAGCTCTGTCGCTGGTGGCTGAGGCCTGACATTCTCTCCAAGGCCCAGATCCTGGAGCTGTTGGTGCTGGAGCAATTCCTGAGCATCCTGCCTGGGGAGCTCCGGACCTGGGTGCAGCTCCATCACCCTGAGAGTGGTGGGGAAGCTGTGGCCCTGCTTGAAGAGCTGCAGAGGGACATCAATGGGACACCATGG CAGGATCCAGCCCTTGCCCAGAGCCCAGATGTACGTTGGATGGGTACAGGAGCCCTGCGAGCCTCACAGATATggccctctgcttctcctctcagGAGCGGCTCTACTCTTGGGGACCACCTGGAGCCTCCCTATGAAATAGGAGTGTGTGATTTCCTGGCTGGCCAATCCG agCCTCCTGTTCCCCAGGTGCCTGCCCTTTCCCAGAGAGAGGTGTGCCCAGGAGACCCATTGACATCTCAGGCTCAG GACTGTGTTTTTCAGGAAGCTGTGACTTTTAAGGACGTGGAGGTGACCTTCTCCCAGGATGAGTGGGGATGGCTGGATCCTGCTCAGAGGAATTTGTACAGAGATGTGATGCTGGAGAATTACAGGAATGTGGTTTCTCTGG TGGGACCATTCACCAAACCTGTTCTGATTTCCTGGTTGGAGGCAAGGGAGCCATGGGGTCTGAATGTCCAGGGAGCTCAGCCTAAGGGGAATCCAGGTGTTGCCCCCGCAG gaGGTGAGCTGCAGATTAAAACAAGCAAGTTCTTAAAACATGAACctctggaagaaggagaaaccTTAGCTATGCCATCAGAATCTTGGGTGATGAGTGTTCCTGAGGGAATGGGACTCAGAGAATCTTTTGAACTGAAGAGCAGGCTAAAGGAACAATATGGAAACCCCATACAAGTAAGAGTTAAGAAAGAAGAGACCAATTTCAGtcacaggagagaaaaagaatctgaagaatCAGGAAGAAGTACTAGTTGTAATTTAAAACACGGCACATGTTTGAGAGTTCCCAGAAGAAAGCGATCCCTTAAACATGGCTGTGGCAGACACTTCAGAGGGAGTTCATACCACTATGACTACAAGGAATATGGGAAAGGGCTCAGGCGCATAGTTGGTGGATTTAGCTTACATCAGAGAATTCATGCTGGACTAAAAGCAAATGTGAAGGATGCATGTGGGAAAGATTTCAGCCTTAGTTCACATCATCAACATGGGCAGAATCTTCACATGGTGGCGACATCGTATAAGTGCAGTGACTGTGGGAGGACCTTCAGTCACAGCTCTCATCTTGCATGTCATCAGAGACTTCACACTCAAGAGAAACCATTTAAATGCAGGgtgtgtgggaaagccttcaggtGGAGCTCAAACTGTGTGCGACATGAAAAGATTCACACTGGAGTGAAACCTTATAAATGTAGCTTATGTGACAAGGCTTTCCGACGCATGTCTGCCTACCGCCTACACCAGGAAACCCATACTAAGCAGAAATTTCTTGAGTCTAATCAGTATGAGGAAGCTCTCACCTATGGCTCAGGATTTGATCATCATTTGAGAGACCAAAGAGGGGAGAAACCCTTTGACTGCAGCCAGTGTAGGAAATCCTTCCACTGTAAATCATATGTTGTTGAACATCAAAGGGTCCACACTCAGGAGAAACCTTATAAATGTACCAAATGTCGGAAAACCTTTAGGTGGAGATCAAACTTTACTCGTCACATGAGAATGCACCAGGAAGAAAAGTTCTGTGATCAAGATATATGTAGAGAAGACTTCAGACAGACCTCCAGTTGCAGTCAGCCCCAGAATGCCCCTGCTACAGAGAAAGCTTTTCCCTGTCAGCAGTGTGGGAAAACTTTTACTCGAAAGAAATCTCTCATtgatcatcagagaattcacacaggCGAGAAGccatacagatgtagtgaatgtGAAAAAGAGTTTACCCATCGGTCAGCCTTTATTGCTCATAAGAAGCAGCATGCCATTCAGAGAAAACCTGAAGATGGGCCATCGTTTAGTCAGGACAGAGTTCTCCAAGTTCCTCAGAGCAGTCATACCACAGAGGAAGCCTACAAATGTAGCCAGTGTGGCAAAGCCTTCCGTAATCACTCATTCCTCCTCAtccatcagagaattcacaccaGAGAGAAGCCTTATAAGTGCAGAgaatgtgggaaagctttcaGATGGAGTTCTAACCTCTCCCGTCATCAAAGGATTCACtctttggaaaaacagtatgAGTACCGTGAAAGTGGAAACATGCCAAATCTGCAGCCACAAATCCTCACTGGTGAGAAACCTTTTTGGTGccaagaatgtggaaaaacttTTACACGTAAAAGAAGTCTTTTAGATCATAAGGGGATACACAGTGGAGAGAAGCGCTATAAATGTAATCTGTGTGGGAAATCTTATGATAGGAAACATCGCCTTGTTAATCATCAGAGAATCCACACGAAAGAGAGACCTTTTAAATGTCAGTGGTGTGGGAAGGATTTCATTGGAAGACATACCCTCTGCATTCATCAGAGAAAACACACCAGAGTGGCACAGTCTGAATGCAGCCTGGCTGGGTTGTCTTCCTGCCAGGATGCAGGGGTGAGTTTACAGGAATTAAAAACAAGTGGGGAGAAGCCCCTTGAAGATTCTGAGGAAGCTTGTGACCAGAGCTCCAGGATCACTGGACTCCAGAACATACCCATTGGGAAAAAGTGCCATAAGTGTAGTACCTGTGGGAAAACTTTTAACAAAAGCTCACAGCTCATTAGCCACAAGAGATTTCATACTCGAGAGAGGCCCTTCAAATGCAGAGAGTGTGGGAAGACCTTCAGGTGGTCTTCAAATTTGGCTCGGCATATGAAAAACCATATTAGAGATTAG
- the ZNF445 gene encoding zinc finger protein 445 isoform X3, giving the protein MGHHGRSGSTLGDHLEPPYEIGVCDFLAGQSEPPVPQVPALSQREVCPGDPLTSQAQDCVFQEAVTFKDVEVTFSQDEWGWLDPAQRNLYRDVMLENYRNVVSLVGPFTKPVLISWLEAREPWGLNVQGAQPKGNPGVAPAGGELQIKTSKFLKHEPLEEGETLAMPSESWVMSVPEGMGLRESFELKSRLKEQYGNPIQVRVKKEETNFSHRREKESEESGRSTSCNLKHGTCLRVPRRKRSLKHGCGRHFRGSSYHYDYKEYGKGLRRIVGGFSLHQRIHAGLKANVKDACGKDFSLSSHHQHGQNLHMVATSYKCSDCGRTFSHSSHLACHQRLHTQEKPFKCRVCGKAFRWSSNCVRHEKIHTGVKPYKCSLCDKAFRRMSAYRLHQETHTKQKFLESNQYEEALTYGSGFDHHLRDQRGEKPFDCSQCRKSFHCKSYVVEHQRVHTQEKPYKCTKCRKTFRWRSNFTRHMRMHQEEKFCDQDICREDFRQTSSCSQPQNAPATEKAFPCQQCGKTFTRKKSLIDHQRIHTGEKPYRCSECEKEFTHRSAFIAHKKQHAIQRKPEDGPSFSQDRVLQVPQSSHTTEEAYKCSQCGKAFRNHSFLLIHQRIHTREKPYKCRECGKAFRWSSNLSRHQRIHSLEKQYEYRESGNMPNLQPQILTGEKPFWCQECGKTFTRKRSLLDHKGIHSGEKRYKCNLCGKSYDRKHRLVNHQRIHTKERPFKCQWCGKDFIGRHTLCIHQRKHTRVAQSECSLAGLSSCQDAGVSLQELKTSGEKPLEDSEEACDQSSRITGLQNIPIGKKCHKCSTCGKTFNKSSQLISHKRFHTRERPFKCRECGKTFRWSSNLARHMKNHIRD; this is encoded by the exons ATGGGACACCATGG cagGAGCGGCTCTACTCTTGGGGACCACCTGGAGCCTCCCTATGAAATAGGAGTGTGTGATTTCCTGGCTGGCCAATCCG agCCTCCTGTTCCCCAGGTGCCTGCCCTTTCCCAGAGAGAGGTGTGCCCAGGAGACCCATTGACATCTCAGGCTCAG GACTGTGTTTTTCAGGAAGCTGTGACTTTTAAGGACGTGGAGGTGACCTTCTCCCAGGATGAGTGGGGATGGCTGGATCCTGCTCAGAGGAATTTGTACAGAGATGTGATGCTGGAGAATTACAGGAATGTGGTTTCTCTGG TGGGACCATTCACCAAACCTGTTCTGATTTCCTGGTTGGAGGCAAGGGAGCCATGGGGTCTGAATGTCCAGGGAGCTCAGCCTAAGGGGAATCCAGGTGTTGCCCCCGCAG gaGGTGAGCTGCAGATTAAAACAAGCAAGTTCTTAAAACATGAACctctggaagaaggagaaaccTTAGCTATGCCATCAGAATCTTGGGTGATGAGTGTTCCTGAGGGAATGGGACTCAGAGAATCTTTTGAACTGAAGAGCAGGCTAAAGGAACAATATGGAAACCCCATACAAGTAAGAGTTAAGAAAGAAGAGACCAATTTCAGtcacaggagagaaaaagaatctgaagaatCAGGAAGAAGTACTAGTTGTAATTTAAAACACGGCACATGTTTGAGAGTTCCCAGAAGAAAGCGATCCCTTAAACATGGCTGTGGCAGACACTTCAGAGGGAGTTCATACCACTATGACTACAAGGAATATGGGAAAGGGCTCAGGCGCATAGTTGGTGGATTTAGCTTACATCAGAGAATTCATGCTGGACTAAAAGCAAATGTGAAGGATGCATGTGGGAAAGATTTCAGCCTTAGTTCACATCATCAACATGGGCAGAATCTTCACATGGTGGCGACATCGTATAAGTGCAGTGACTGTGGGAGGACCTTCAGTCACAGCTCTCATCTTGCATGTCATCAGAGACTTCACACTCAAGAGAAACCATTTAAATGCAGGgtgtgtgggaaagccttcaggtGGAGCTCAAACTGTGTGCGACATGAAAAGATTCACACTGGAGTGAAACCTTATAAATGTAGCTTATGTGACAAGGCTTTCCGACGCATGTCTGCCTACCGCCTACACCAGGAAACCCATACTAAGCAGAAATTTCTTGAGTCTAATCAGTATGAGGAAGCTCTCACCTATGGCTCAGGATTTGATCATCATTTGAGAGACCAAAGAGGGGAGAAACCCTTTGACTGCAGCCAGTGTAGGAAATCCTTCCACTGTAAATCATATGTTGTTGAACATCAAAGGGTCCACACTCAGGAGAAACCTTATAAATGTACCAAATGTCGGAAAACCTTTAGGTGGAGATCAAACTTTACTCGTCACATGAGAATGCACCAGGAAGAAAAGTTCTGTGATCAAGATATATGTAGAGAAGACTTCAGACAGACCTCCAGTTGCAGTCAGCCCCAGAATGCCCCTGCTACAGAGAAAGCTTTTCCCTGTCAGCAGTGTGGGAAAACTTTTACTCGAAAGAAATCTCTCATtgatcatcagagaattcacacaggCGAGAAGccatacagatgtagtgaatgtGAAAAAGAGTTTACCCATCGGTCAGCCTTTATTGCTCATAAGAAGCAGCATGCCATTCAGAGAAAACCTGAAGATGGGCCATCGTTTAGTCAGGACAGAGTTCTCCAAGTTCCTCAGAGCAGTCATACCACAGAGGAAGCCTACAAATGTAGCCAGTGTGGCAAAGCCTTCCGTAATCACTCATTCCTCCTCAtccatcagagaattcacaccaGAGAGAAGCCTTATAAGTGCAGAgaatgtgggaaagctttcaGATGGAGTTCTAACCTCTCCCGTCATCAAAGGATTCACtctttggaaaaacagtatgAGTACCGTGAAAGTGGAAACATGCCAAATCTGCAGCCACAAATCCTCACTGGTGAGAAACCTTTTTGGTGccaagaatgtggaaaaacttTTACACGTAAAAGAAGTCTTTTAGATCATAAGGGGATACACAGTGGAGAGAAGCGCTATAAATGTAATCTGTGTGGGAAATCTTATGATAGGAAACATCGCCTTGTTAATCATCAGAGAATCCACACGAAAGAGAGACCTTTTAAATGTCAGTGGTGTGGGAAGGATTTCATTGGAAGACATACCCTCTGCATTCATCAGAGAAAACACACCAGAGTGGCACAGTCTGAATGCAGCCTGGCTGGGTTGTCTTCCTGCCAGGATGCAGGGGTGAGTTTACAGGAATTAAAAACAAGTGGGGAGAAGCCCCTTGAAGATTCTGAGGAAGCTTGTGACCAGAGCTCCAGGATCACTGGACTCCAGAACATACCCATTGGGAAAAAGTGCCATAAGTGTAGTACCTGTGGGAAAACTTTTAACAAAAGCTCACAGCTCATTAGCCACAAGAGATTTCATACTCGAGAGAGGCCCTTCAAATGCAGAGAGTGTGGGAAGACCTTCAGGTGGTCTTCAAATTTGGCTCGGCATATGAAAAACCATATTAGAGATTAG